In Chiroxiphia lanceolata isolate bChiLan1 chromosome 2, bChiLan1.pri, whole genome shotgun sequence, a single genomic region encodes these proteins:
- the MLNR gene encoding motilin receptor isoform X1, whose protein sequence is MRGGGGGGNGSEGEPWPWPWPPCDERLCLAVPLWVLVPITAICLGLFVLGVAGNVLTVLVIRSYRDMKTTTNLYLGSMAVSDLLILLGLPFDLYRLWRSRPWIFGQLLCRLSHYLSEGCTYCTLLHITALTVERYLAICFPLKAKVVVTKRRVKAIVGVLWAFAFLSASPFFFLVGVEQPDNHTAFSRECKPTPQALQSGLLATMFWVTTCYFVLPVICLSVLYGFIGRELWRSNTRLRGPGSVLREKGHRQTVKILAVVVLAFIICWLPFHIGRIIFINTRDMRTMLFSQYFNIFALQLFYLSATINPVLYNLMSKKYRAAAYKLLLPRRAAERAFTVTKDASGYTETSASTRNEYTTSF, encoded by the exons atgcggggcggcggcggcggcgggaacGGCAGCGAGGGCGAGCCGTGGCCGTGGCCGTGGCCACCCTGCGACGAGCGACTGTGCCTGGCGGTGCCCCTGTGGGTGCTCGTTCCCATCACAGCCATCTGCCTGGGGCTCTTCGTGCTCGGCGTGGCGGGCAACGTCCTCACGGTGCTGGTCATCCGCAGCTACCGCGACATGAAGACCACCACCAACCTCTACCTGGGCAGCATGGCCGTCTCAGACCTGCTCATCCTCCTGGGGCTGCCCTTCGACCTCTACCGCCTCTGGCGCTCCCGGCCCTGGATTTTCGGGCAGCTGCTGTGCCGCCTCTCCCACTACCTCAGTGAGGGCTGCACCTACTGCACTCTCCTCCACATCACCGCCCTCACCGTGGAGCGCTACCTCGCCATCTGCTTCCCCCTCAAGGCCAAGGTGGTCGTCACCAAGCGCCGGGTGAAGGCCATCGTCGGCGTCCTCTGGGCTTTCGCCTTCCTCTCTGCCAGCCCCTTCTTCTTCTTGGTCGGCGTGGAGCAGCCCGACAACCACACCGCCTTCAGCCGCGAGTGCAAGCCCACCCCGCAGGCCTTGCAGTCCGGCCTGCTGGCCACCATGTTCTGGGTCACCACCTGCTACTTCGTCCTGCCCGTCATCTGCCTCAGCGTCCTCTACGGCTTCATCGGCCGGGAGCTGTGGCGGAGCAACACCCGCCTGCGGGGCCCCGGCTCGGTCCTCCGGGAGAAGGGGCACCGCCAGACAGTCAAGATCTTGG CTGTGGTGGTTCTGGCCTTTATAATTTGCTGGTTGCCTTTCCACATTGGCAGGATCATATTTATAAACACCCGAGACATGAGGACGATGCTGTTCTCCCAGTACTTTAACATATTTGCTCTGCAGCTTTTCTACCTGAGTGCAACCATCAACCCTGTCCTCTACAACCTCATGTCAAAGAAGTACAGGGCAGCAGCCTACAAGCTGCTGTTGCCACGCCGAGCTGCAGAAAGGGCTTTCACAGTAACAAAAGATGCTAGTGGCTACACAGAGACCAGCGCCAGCACAAGGAACGAGTACACCACCAGCTTCTGA
- the MLNR gene encoding motilin receptor isoform X2, translating to MRGGGGGGNGSEGEPWPWPWPPCDERLCLAVPLWVLVPITAICLGLFVLGVAGNVLTVLVIRSYRDMKTTTNLYLGSMAVSDLLILLGLPFDLYRLWRSRPWIFGQLLCRLSHYLSEGCTYCTLLHITALTVERYLAICFPLKAKVVVTKRRVKAIVGVLWAFAFLSASPFFFLVGVEQPDNHTAFSRECKPTPQALQSGLLATMFWVTTCYFVLPVICLSVLYGFIGRELWRSNTRLRGPGSVLREKGHRQTVKILAFLPECNHQPCPLQPHVKEVQGSSLQAAVATPSCRKGFHSNKRC from the exons atgcggggcggcggcggcggcgggaacGGCAGCGAGGGCGAGCCGTGGCCGTGGCCGTGGCCACCCTGCGACGAGCGACTGTGCCTGGCGGTGCCCCTGTGGGTGCTCGTTCCCATCACAGCCATCTGCCTGGGGCTCTTCGTGCTCGGCGTGGCGGGCAACGTCCTCACGGTGCTGGTCATCCGCAGCTACCGCGACATGAAGACCACCACCAACCTCTACCTGGGCAGCATGGCCGTCTCAGACCTGCTCATCCTCCTGGGGCTGCCCTTCGACCTCTACCGCCTCTGGCGCTCCCGGCCCTGGATTTTCGGGCAGCTGCTGTGCCGCCTCTCCCACTACCTCAGTGAGGGCTGCACCTACTGCACTCTCCTCCACATCACCGCCCTCACCGTGGAGCGCTACCTCGCCATCTGCTTCCCCCTCAAGGCCAAGGTGGTCGTCACCAAGCGCCGGGTGAAGGCCATCGTCGGCGTCCTCTGGGCTTTCGCCTTCCTCTCTGCCAGCCCCTTCTTCTTCTTGGTCGGCGTGGAGCAGCCCGACAACCACACCGCCTTCAGCCGCGAGTGCAAGCCCACCCCGCAGGCCTTGCAGTCCGGCCTGCTGGCCACCATGTTCTGGGTCACCACCTGCTACTTCGTCCTGCCCGTCATCTGCCTCAGCGTCCTCTACGGCTTCATCGGCCGGGAGCTGTGGCGGAGCAACACCCGCCTGCGGGGCCCCGGCTCGGTCCTCCGGGAGAAGGGGCACCGCCAGACAGTCAAGATCTTGG CTTTTCTACCTGAGTGCAACCATCAACCCTGTCCTCTACAACCTCATGTCAAAGAAGTACAGGGCAGCAGCCTACAAGCTGCTGTTGCCACGCCGAGCTGCAGAAAGGGCTTTCACAGTAACAAAAGATGCTAG